The window GCACCACGAGGGCTGGTGCTGCGAGCAGGGTCCGAACACCCTGCTGGAGAGCGACCCCGCCGTCGCCTCCCTGTTGCGGGATACCGGGCTGGCGACAGAACGGCTCGCCGCGGACCCCACCGCCCGACGTCGCTACCTGTGGCTCGACGGCGGATTGGTCGCTGTTCCCGGCCACCCGCTGGGCCTGCTGCGCAGCTCCGTTCTGAGCCGCGCCGCCAAGTTTCGCCTGCTGCGCGAGCCGTGGGCCCCCACCCCGCCGGATATTGGGGAGCCTGATGAATCGGTAGCGGATTTCGTTCGCCGGCGCCTCGGGAGCGAAATTCTGGAACGGGTCGTCGAGCCGTTCCTTTCAGGCATCTACGCCGGCGATCCGGAGCGCCTGGCGGTGCGCTGGGCGCTGCCCAAGGTCTTTCGCCTGGAGCGCGACCAAGGCAGCCTGGTGAAAGGCCTGATGGCGGCGCGGAGCGGCGGCGCCGGATCGCGTCACCCGATCAGCTTCGCCGGTGGCCTCGAGGCCCTGACGGAACGCCTGGCGGAACGCCTCGGAGACGCCGTGCGACGCCGCCACCGGGTGCTCACCATCGAGCGCCGCGCCTCCGGCTTCCGGGTGCGGGGAGAGGCGGACGGCTGCGCCTTCGCCATCGCGGCCGAACACGTCCTACTGGCCCTGCCGGCCAGCCCCACCGCCGACCTGCTCGAACCCATCCCCGGCGCGGACGCCGCCGCCCTGCGGGAGATTCCCCACAGCTCCGTGGCGGTGATCTCCTTCGGCTTCGCG is drawn from Acidobacteriota bacterium and contains these coding sequences:
- the hemG gene encoding protoporphyrinogen oxidase, producing the protein MVVGGGISGLTAAFRLQQAGRRVVLLEAAERVGGTFETLHHEGWCCEQGPNTLLESDPAVASLLRDTGLATERLAADPTARRRYLWLDGGLVAVPGHPLGLLRSSVLSRAAKFRLLREPWAPTPPDIGEPDESVADFVRRRLGSEILERVVEPFLSGIYAGDPERLAVRWALPKVFRLERDQGSLVKGLMAARSGGAGSRHPISFAGGLEALTERLAERLGDAVRRRHRVLTIERRASGFRVRGEADGCAFAIAAEHVLLALPASPTADLLEPIPGADAAALREIPHSSVAVISFGFARRHVDHALDGFGFLAPRNGDLRILGCLFPSSVFPHRAPTGHVALSCFIGGRTDPAAVELSDSELLERSAADLDRVLGIGAAPAFSRVRRWRPGIPQYELGHQRFLQVADGVERDVPNLHLLGNWRSGVSIADCIRTAAERAEGIRAGAD